From Qipengyuania soli:
GCTGCGAACACAGGCCGAGCGTAACCGGATCTTTCGGCTGGATGTTCTGGATGTTCCAGTGGCTGCGCTCGCGGATCGCAGTGATCGTGTTGCGCGTGGTGCCGATGAGCTTGGAAATCTGCGCATCCGAAATCTCGGGGTGCGCACGCAAGATCCAGGCGATGCCGTCGGGCTTGTCCTGGCGCTTGGAGACCGGGGTGTAGCGCGGCCCCTTGGTGCGGCTGACCGCGACCGGAGCGCGCTGCATCTTGAGCGCGTAATCCGGGTCGGCCTGGCCCTTCTCGATCTCGGCCAGCGTCAGCTCGCCTGAGTGCACCGGATCGCGTCCGGTATACTTGCTGCTCGCGAGGTCGTCGGCCATCGCCTGCACCTCGAGGATGTGAAGGCCGCAGAATTCGGCGATCTGCTCGAAGGACAGGCCGGTGTTGTCGACGAGCCAGGTGGCGGTCGCATGCGGCATCAGCGGTTTGGGTTGGTCGGCCATGAAAATGCCTTTTCTCGGGTCTGAAAATAGAAGGGCCGCCCCTCGCGGAGCGGCCGTTGTGGTCCCGATGTAAGCGACGGGGGCGGATTCGGCAAGTGAATCCCTAAGGATCGAACGGCAGGTCCGTACCGAGCGTTGCCAGTCCCGCAAGAAACTGGCGCGTCGCCTCTTCCCATCCGAAAGTTGCCCCGTATCTCGCGCAGGCGCGGCGATCGCACAGGATTGCTGCGGCGATTGCCCGGTCGAGATCTTCGCTGAGCGCACCCACATCGTCGGTTACGATGTCCTTTGGCCCGGCAACGGGATAGGCGGCAACGGGCGTGCCGCAGGCAAGAGCCTCTATCATCACGAGGCCGAACGTATCCGTCCGGCTGGGGAAGACGAAGACATCGGCCCCCGCATAGCACCCGGCCAGTTCCTCGCCCTCGCGTCGGCCAAGGAAAACAGCATCGGGGAAGCGCACCTTGAGCGATTCCAGCGCCGGTCCGTCACCGACGACAACCCTCGTGCCAGGGTAGGACCCGGACAGGAATGCCTCGATGTTCTTCTCCACCGAGACGCGCCCGACATAGAGCTGGATCGGGCGCGGCAGGTCGGCATACTCGACGGGCGGGGGCGCTCCGGGCGTGAAGCATTCAAGGTCGACGCCACGGCTCCAGTGATGCAACCGGTCGATGCCGCGCTCGCGCAGTTCGCCACGGATGCTCTCGGTCGCCACGAGCACACGCTCTGCCGGGGCATGGAACCACCTGATATAGCGCCAGAACCATGCGGCGGGCAGGTGGGTACGCCGTGCCACGTACTCGGGAAACTGCGTGTGATAGGCGGTGGTGAAACTCACGCCGTAGCGCGCGCAGTAGCGCCGCGCAGCCCAGCCGAGCGGGCCCTCGGTGGCGATATGGATCGCATCGGGAGCGAACTTGCGCAGCCGATCGGAGACCGCGCGCGGACAGGTGAGGGCCAAGCGTATCTCGGGATAGGTCGGGCAAGGCACGCTGGCGAATTCCTCGGGCGAGATAACGAGGATTTCGCGCCCCTGTTCGCGCAGGATGTCGCAGGTCGTTGTCAGAGTGCGCACTACGCCGTTCATCTGCGGAAGCCAGGCATCGGTAACGATTGCGATGCGCTGGGGTTCGACGGGGATCACTGCCTTGGCGTGACGGTCGAGCAGGGGAAGGGTCTGGGCGTTCAAGCAGCCTTCCTTTCGGACTTGTTGCGCCGCGCAACTTCTTCGGCCCAGTGGAGCACTTCCATGCGCCCGTCGAAATGCTCGACCAGCGCCGTGCAGCCTTCGACCCAGTCGCCGTCGTTGAAGTATTCGACGCGGCGGCCTTCGTGGAAGAAGTCACGAACCTCCGCAGTATGGATGTGGCCGCAGACAACCCCGTCCACCCCGCGCTCGCCGGCGGCGCGCGCGACCACTTCCTCGTACTTCGAGATGAACTCGACCGCGTTCTTGACCTTGTGCTTCGCCGCCTTGGAGATCGACCAATAGGGCAGGCCGAGCGCCTTGCGCGCACGGGCGACCCAATTGTTGAGCTTCATCATCGCGTGGTAGGCAGCGTCGCCGACGAAGGCGAGCCAGCGGTGCGCCAGCATTACCGTGTCGAACTCGTCACCATGGAGCACCATCAGGCGGCGACCGTCGGCGGTATCGTGGAAAGCGGCGCGGCGAATTTCCACTCCACCAAAGTTCATTCCGCAGAACGGCCTCACCATCTCGTCATGATTGCCGGGGATGTAGACGATCCGCGTGCCGCGCTTCGCTCGTTTGAGGACGCGCCACACGATGTCGTTGTGTTCGGCTGGCCAGTAGAACTTCTTCTTGAGGCGCCAGCCGTCGATGATGTCACCGACCAGGTACATGGTGTCACTGTCGGTGTGGTCGAGGAAATCGATCAGCAGTTCGTGGTTGCACCCCTTGGTGCCGAGGTGGATGTCGCTGATCCAGATTGTGCGAAACCGCAACCGTTCGCCTGTGATGCGTTCGGGAACAGTTGGCTTGATCGAGGGAAAATTGGCTACGTTGTGAAGCGCTTCGAGGCCGCTGGGCAGTTCGGTCATGGATTGGAATCCCGCTGCTTTTCACGGGATTCTATGTCATGCCAATGTTACGCGCCGCGCACGTGACGGTTACGGAATCGGGACTTTGCTACGGTTTCGGGTCAAGACATCGGGACGTAACCCGGCAGGGTCGAAACCCGTTCGAGCCACCGTCCGATTGCAGGGTAATCCCCCAGGCCGAAGCCACCCTCTTCCGCCACATGCGTATAAGCGTAGAGCGCAATGTCGGCGAGCGATGCGCCTGTTCCGACGAACCAATCGCGATCCGCGAGGTGGCGATCCATCAGCGTCAGCGCATCGCAACCGGCGATCCGCTTGGCGATCAGCTGAGCGCGCTGCTGGTCGGACAGGTTAGGTTCGCCGATAAAGTGAAGCCAGAAGCGCAGCGTCGCGACATTGGGCTCGTGATTGTACTGCTCGAAGAACATCCAGCGCAGCATGTCGGCACGCTGGAAACGATCGCCGGGGATCAGGTCGCTGCCCTCGGCGAGGAACCAGCAGGCGGCATTACTTTCAGGCAGGAAACTGTCGCCGATCTGGAGAACAGGTATGCGGCCGTTGGAATTCACTTGCGCGAGGAATTCCGGCGTTCGCGTCTCGCCTTTCATTATGTCGTATTGCCGGACTTCCAGCGGCAGTCCGAGCAACGCGGCGGTCAGCTTGATCTTGTAGCAATTGCCGCTGCGCGGGTCCTCGTGAAGCGTCAGCCTATCCACCTGCGACCTCCAGCACGATCTTGCCGATATGGTCCCCGCCTTCCATCCGCGCATGCGCCGCCGCGACGTCGCGCAAGGGGAAGCTGCGATCCATGACCGGACGGATCGTCTTGTCTTCGAACAGTGGCCAGGCGTGATTATGGATCTCGTCCGCGAGCAGCGCCTTGAACTCGTCAGAGCGCGGGCGCAGCGTCGAGCCGGTCAGGGTCAGGCGCTTGCGCATGATAGTGGCCATGTTGATCTCGGCCTTGAGCCCACCGAGCACCGCGATCGTTACATGGCGCCCGTCATCGGCGAGACATTCGAGGTTGCGCGCCACATAGTCGCCGGAGACCATGTCCAGCACCACATCGACACCCTTGCCACCGGTAAAGGCCTTCACTTCCTCGACGAAATCCGCCTCGCGATAGTTGATCGCGAGGTCCGCGCCGAGAACGCGCGCAGCCTGGCACTTGTCCTCGCTACCGGCGGTGGTCACCACCTTCATCTCGAACGCCTTGGCGAGCATGATCGCCATTGTGCCAATGCCCGAGGTGCCGCCGTGGACAAGCAGCGTCTCA
This genomic window contains:
- a CDS encoding DUF1013 domain-containing protein, whose product is MADQPKPLMPHATATWLVDNTGLSFEQIAEFCGLHILEVQAMADDLASSKYTGRDPVHSGELTLAEIEKGQADPDYALKMQRAPVAVSRTKGPRYTPVSKRQDKPDGIAWILRAHPEISDAQISKLIGTTRNTITAIRERSHWNIQNIQPKDPVTLGLCSQRELDAVVAKAAKKAGIEGAAAPVESGSDREKLIEELRAERDANEKAAAEAAQEAEAAAWLEAKRASEDAEEA
- a CDS encoding glycosyltransferase family 4 protein; the encoded protein is MNGVVRTLTTTCDILREQGREILVISPEEFASVPCPTYPEIRLALTCPRAVSDRLRKFAPDAIHIATEGPLGWAARRYCARYGVSFTTAYHTQFPEYVARRTHLPAAWFWRYIRWFHAPAERVLVATESIRGELRERGIDRLHHWSRGVDLECFTPGAPPPVEYADLPRPIQLYVGRVSVEKNIEAFLSGSYPGTRVVVGDGPALESLKVRFPDAVFLGRREGEELAGCYAGADVFVFPSRTDTFGLVMIEALACGTPVAAYPVAGPKDIVTDDVGALSEDLDRAIAAAILCDRRACARYGATFGWEEATRQFLAGLATLGTDLPFDP
- a CDS encoding UDP-2,3-diacylglucosamine diphosphatase translates to MTELPSGLEALHNVANFPSIKPTVPERITGERLRFRTIWISDIHLGTKGCNHELLIDFLDHTDSDTMYLVGDIIDGWRLKKKFYWPAEHNDIVWRVLKRAKRGTRIVYIPGNHDEMVRPFCGMNFGGVEIRRAAFHDTADGRRLMVLHGDEFDTVMLAHRWLAFVGDAAYHAMMKLNNWVARARKALGLPYWSISKAAKHKVKNAVEFISKYEEVVARAAGERGVDGVVCGHIHTAEVRDFFHEGRRVEYFNDGDWVEGCTALVEHFDGRMEVLHWAEEVARRNKSERKAA
- a CDS encoding glutathione S-transferase family protein → MDRLTLHEDPRSGNCYKIKLTAALLGLPLEVRQYDIMKGETRTPEFLAQVNSNGRIPVLQIGDSFLPESNAACWFLAEGSDLIPGDRFQRADMLRWMFFEQYNHEPNVATLRFWLHFIGEPNLSDQQRAQLIAKRIAGCDALTLMDRHLADRDWFVGTGASLADIALYAYTHVAEEGGFGLGDYPAIGRWLERVSTLPGYVPMS
- a CDS encoding NAD(P)H-quinone oxidoreductase; the encoded protein is MTAMGFDAPGGPDVFRPEELPLPEPGENQLLIRVAWAGVNRPDVIQRQGFYPPPPGASPIPGLEVSGTVVAVGKGVQPEMLNRRVCALVSGGGYAEYCLANAAHCLHVPHGMDMAEAAAIPETLFTVWHNVFERGWAREGETLLVHGGTSGIGTMAIMLAKAFEMKVVTTAGSEDKCQAARVLGADLAINYREADFVEEVKAFTGGKGVDVVLDMVSGDYVARNLECLADDGRHVTIAVLGGLKAEINMATIMRKRLTLTGSTLRPRSDEFKALLADEIHNHAWPLFEDKTIRPVMDRSFPLRDVAAAHARMEGGDHIGKIVLEVAGG